Proteins encoded by one window of Antechinus flavipes isolate AdamAnt ecotype Samford, QLD, Australia chromosome 4, AdamAnt_v2, whole genome shotgun sequence:
- the PHF1 gene encoding PHD finger protein 1 isoform X3 encodes MAQPSRLSRSAAPQPWETTPPAPSPGTRPRLWEGQDVLARWTDGLLYLGTIKKVDSAREVCLVQFEDDSQFLVLWKDISPAALPGEELLCCVCRSESVVPGNRLISCEKCRHAYHQDCHIPRAPAPGEGDGPSPWVCRQCVFAIATKRGGALKKGPYARAMLGMKLSLPYGLKGLDWDAGHLSNRQQSYCYCGGPGEWNLKMLQCRSCLQWFHEACTQCLSKPLLYGDRFYEFECCVCRGGPESVKRLQLRWVDVAHLVLYHLSVCCKKKYFDFDREILPFTSENWDSLLLGELSDTPKGERSSQLLSALNSHKDRFISGKEIKKRKCLFGLHARAPPPVESPTGDGAHTSFPSGQGPGVGVSCPLGKRQRLEPRKKKSPKGKEEELGESQESRHRPEPREQRERARLRRALQASVSPPPPSPNQSYQGSSGYNFRPTDARCLPRSPLDLQVAGFPSDSPRSVPHSTSSSSPDPSPVPSRRSVPQGPSPLCRGLSPGASVGTRVGAGYLSRGDPVRVLARRVRPDGSVQYLVEWGGGGIF; translated from the exons ATGGCGCAGCCCTCCCGGCTGAGCCGATCTGCTGCCCCACAACCCTGGGAAACCACtcccccagccccttccccagGTACCAGACCACGGCTTTGGGAGGGGCAAGATGTTCTGGCCAGATGGACTGATGGACTGCTATACCTGGGAACTATCAAGAAG gTGGATAGTGCTCGAGAGGTGTGTCTAGTCCAGTTTGAAGATGATTCCCAGTTTCTGGTTCTATGGAAAGACATTAGTCCTG ctGCCCTCCCTGGAGAAGAACTCTTGTGCTGTGTCTGTCGATCTGAATCTGTTGTCCCTGGGAATCGGTTGATCAGCTGTGAGAAATGTAGACATG CATATCACCAGGATTGCCACATTCCAAGAGCCCCAGCACCAGGAGAAGGAGATGGCCCATCCCCTTGGGTCTGCAGACAGTGTGTCTTTGCAATTGCCACCAAG AGGGGAGGTGCCCTGAAGAAGGGTCCTTATGCACGGGCAATGCTGGGCATGAAGTTGTCTCTACCGTATGGGCTGAAAGGGCTGGACTGGGATGCAGGACATCTGAGCAACCGGCAGCAGAGCTACTGTTACTGCGGGGGTCCTGGGGA GTGGAATCTAAAGATGCTACAATGTCGGAGTTGCCTCCAATGGTTTCATGAGGCCTGCACTCAATGTCTAAGCAAACCTCTCTTATATGGGGACAG GTTTTACGAGTTTGAGTGTTGTGTCTGCAGAGGGGGACCTGAAAGTGTCAAGAGACTTCAGCTTCGATG GGTGGATGTTGCACATCTTGTCCTCTATCACCTTAGTGTTTgctgtaaaaagaaatattttgacttTGACCGTGAGATCCTGCCATTCACTTCAGAGAACTGGGACAGCTTACTCCTTGGGGAG CTCTCAGATACTCCTAAGGGAGAGCGTTCCTCCCAACTTCTCTCTGCTCTAAACAGCCACAAAGACCG GTTTATCTctgggaaagagattaaaaaacgaAAATGTCTGTTTGGGCTTCATGCTCGGGCTCCTCCCCCTGTGGAATCCCCTACTGGAGATGGAGCACATACCAG CTTCCCTTCAGGGCAGGGCCCGGGGGTGGGTGTCTCATGCCCCCTGGGGAAGCGTCAGCGACTGGAGCCTCGGAAGAAGAAATCAccaaaggggaaggaagaagaattggGGGAATCCCAGGAGAGCCGGCATCGGCCAGAGCCCAGGGAGCAGAGGGAGCGGGCTCGTCTTCGGAGGGCGCTGCAG GCTTCAGTGTCTCCACCTCCTCCCAGCCCTAACCAGAGCTACCAGGGCAGCAGTGGCTACAATTTCCGGCCCACGGATGCCCGCTGCCTGCCCAG GTCACCCTTGGACCTTCAAGTTGCTGGTTTTCCTTCAGATTCCCCAAGGAGTGTTCCCCACTCAACATCATCTTCGTCCCCAGATCCCTCCCCCGTTCCCTCGCGAAGATCAGTTCCCCAGGGTCCTTCCCCTCTATGTCGTGGCTTATCTCCTGGAGCTAGTGTGGGCACTCGGGTAGGGGCTGGGTACTT
- the KIFC1 gene encoding kinesin-like protein KIFC1 isoform X1: MEPEPEPQKLSPMEKGSMELKMPSDKASSSRLPVLGLGRKRRLDKENALEPEKKRIRGTGTTIPMSCLKVPTVATMPRTKKQVTAQKAPLKSRPWHTTAASTDVKSRKPISTIPAPKPAVSSTTARKGAGKRPAWDVKGQLCDLREEFSACQVQAEVLTRENLELRSRLGPAEQQARTLEAENKSLIRELTEAQAQTKEDQLELVKLGARVQELEEFLHTQESLIQSMQEKQLQLQEDRKDLTTRLEIQEKQLQESVAALAKSQAEITAQAALLAERTENLHCLEMERRHLLNQLQELKGNIRVFCRVRPVLPGEPAPPPGLIFFPPGPHGDSQPSTQLSLTRPSDDRCSIIGKLPSPPIRYDFSFDQVFLPDSRQNEVFEEVSLLVQSALDGYPVCIFAYGQTGSGKTFTMEGGPGGDPQLEGLIPRAVRHLFSVAKKLEAHGWSYTFVASYVEIYNETIRDLLVRAGGAQKCQGGECEIRLAGPGSKDLIVTNAQYVPVSCEEEVKSLLHLARQNRAVARTTQNEQSSRSHSVFQLQISGKHMGQNLHCTAPLNLVDLAGSERLDPGLSTGPADRERLKETQAINSSLSTLGLVIMALSNKESHVPYRNSKLTYLLQNSLRGNAKMLMFVNISPLEENFSESLNSLRFASKVNQCVIGTARANKK; encoded by the exons ATGGAACCGGAGCCTGAGCCGCAG AAGTTATCACCAATGGAAAAAGGAAGCATGGAATTGAAGATGCCTTCAGACAAAGCCTCATCTTCTCGACTGCCTGTCCTAGGCCTTGGTAGAAAGAGAAGGCTAGATAAAGAGAATGCCCTGGAACCTGAGAAG aaGCGGATTCGAGGAACTGGAACAACTATACCTATGTCTTGTCTTAAGGTCCCCACTGTGGCCACTATGCCCAGGACAAAAAAACAGGTAACAG CCCAGAAGGCTCCCCTGAAATCTAGACCCTGGCATACTACAGCTGCCAGCACAG ATGTGAAGAGCAGGAAGCCAATATCTACCATCCCCGCACCCAAACCTG CAGTATCATCTACAACAGCAAGGAAGGGAGCTGGAAAACGTCCAGCCTGGGATGTGAAGGGACAGCTGTGTGACTTACGTGAGGAGTTCAGTGCCTGCCAGGTACAGGCTGAGGTTTTAACCagggagaatttggaattaagaagCCGGCTTGGACCAGCTGAACAACAAGCCAGAACTCTGGAGGCTGAGAACAAATCGCTGATTAGGGAGCTGACTGAGGCTCAGGCCCAAACTAAGGAAGATCAGTTGGAGCTGGTGAAGCTGGGTGCCCGGGTTCAGGAGCTAGAGGAATTTCTTCATACTCAGGAAAGCCTAATTCAATCAATGCAAGAAAAGCAGTTACAATTGCAAGAGGATCGAAAGGACCTTACCACTCGGCTAGAGATACAAGAG AAACAACTTCAAGAATCAGTGGCAGCCCTGGCCAAGAGTCAGGCAGAGATCACAGCCCAGGCAGCCTTGTTGGCTGAGAGGACAGAGAATCTGCACTGTCTTGAGATGGAGAGGCGGCATCTGCTCAATCAACTGCAAGAGCTCAAGGGTAACATCCGGGTTTTTTGCCGAGTCCGCCCTGTCCTGCCTGGAGAGCCTGCACCACCTCCTGGCCTCATCTTCTTTCCTCCTGGGCCTCATGGAGACTCTCAGCCTTCTACTCAACTCAGCCTTACTCGGCCATCTGATGACCGGTGTAGCATCATAGGAAAGCTCCCAAGTCCTCCTATCCGCTATGATTTCTCCTTTGATCAAGTGTTCCTTCCAGACAGCAGACAGAATGAAGTGTTTGAAGAAGTCTCTCTGCTTGTGCAATCAGCCCTGGATGGTTACCCTGTGTGCATTTTTGCTTATGGCCAGACAGGCAGTGGCAAGACATTCACAATGGAAGGAGGGCCAGGGGGAGACCCTCAGCTTGAGGGACTGATCCCAAGAGCTGTAAGGCATCTTTTTTCAGTAGCCAAGAAGCTGGAGGCCCACGGCTGGAGCTATACCTTTGTGGCTAGCTATGTGGAGATCTATAATGAAACCATCAGGGACCTGTTAGTCCGGGCGGGTGGGGCTCAAAAGTGCCAGGGGGGTGAGTGTGAGATTCGACTGGCTGGCCCTGGAAGTAAGGATCTCATTGTCACCAATGCCCAATATGTCCCAGTTTCCTGTGAAGAAGAG GTGAAGTCCCTGCTTCATCTGGCCCGGCAGAATCGGGCAGTAGCTCGAACAACACAAAATGAACAGTCATCCCGAAGCCATAGTGTATTCCAGCTGCAGATTTCAGGGAAGCACATGGGGCAGAACTTACACTGTACAGCTCCTCTCAATCTAGTGGACTTGGCTGGGAGTGAAAGACTGGACCCTGGTTTGTCCACTGGCCCTGCAGATAGAGAAAGACTAAAGGAGACCCAGGCCATCAACAGCAGCCTCTCTACTCTGGGCCTTGTCATCATGGCCCTGAGCAATAAG GAGTCACATGTGCCCTACCGGAACAGCAAGCTCACCTACCTCCTGCAGAATTCTCTGAGGGGCAATGCTAAAAT GTTGATGTTTGTGAATATCTCCCCATTGGAAGAAAACTTCTCAGAATCCCTTAATTCACTGCGATTTGCCTCCAAG GTAAACCAGTGTGTCATTGGCACTGCCCGAGCCAACAAGAAGTAA
- the KIFC1 gene encoding kinesin-like protein KIFC1 isoform X2 yields MEKGSMELKMPSDKASSSRLPVLGLGRKRRLDKENALEPEKKRIRGTGTTIPMSCLKVPTVATMPRTKKQVTAQKAPLKSRPWHTTAASTDVKSRKPISTIPAPKPAVSSTTARKGAGKRPAWDVKGQLCDLREEFSACQVQAEVLTRENLELRSRLGPAEQQARTLEAENKSLIRELTEAQAQTKEDQLELVKLGARVQELEEFLHTQESLIQSMQEKQLQLQEDRKDLTTRLEIQEKQLQESVAALAKSQAEITAQAALLAERTENLHCLEMERRHLLNQLQELKGNIRVFCRVRPVLPGEPAPPPGLIFFPPGPHGDSQPSTQLSLTRPSDDRCSIIGKLPSPPIRYDFSFDQVFLPDSRQNEVFEEVSLLVQSALDGYPVCIFAYGQTGSGKTFTMEGGPGGDPQLEGLIPRAVRHLFSVAKKLEAHGWSYTFVASYVEIYNETIRDLLVRAGGAQKCQGGECEIRLAGPGSKDLIVTNAQYVPVSCEEEVKSLLHLARQNRAVARTTQNEQSSRSHSVFQLQISGKHMGQNLHCTAPLNLVDLAGSERLDPGLSTGPADRERLKETQAINSSLSTLGLVIMALSNKESHVPYRNSKLTYLLQNSLRGNAKMLMFVNISPLEENFSESLNSLRFASKVNQCVIGTARANKK; encoded by the exons ATGGAAAAAGGAAGCATGGAATTGAAGATGCCTTCAGACAAAGCCTCATCTTCTCGACTGCCTGTCCTAGGCCTTGGTAGAAAGAGAAGGCTAGATAAAGAGAATGCCCTGGAACCTGAGAAG aaGCGGATTCGAGGAACTGGAACAACTATACCTATGTCTTGTCTTAAGGTCCCCACTGTGGCCACTATGCCCAGGACAAAAAAACAGGTAACAG CCCAGAAGGCTCCCCTGAAATCTAGACCCTGGCATACTACAGCTGCCAGCACAG ATGTGAAGAGCAGGAAGCCAATATCTACCATCCCCGCACCCAAACCTG CAGTATCATCTACAACAGCAAGGAAGGGAGCTGGAAAACGTCCAGCCTGGGATGTGAAGGGACAGCTGTGTGACTTACGTGAGGAGTTCAGTGCCTGCCAGGTACAGGCTGAGGTTTTAACCagggagaatttggaattaagaagCCGGCTTGGACCAGCTGAACAACAAGCCAGAACTCTGGAGGCTGAGAACAAATCGCTGATTAGGGAGCTGACTGAGGCTCAGGCCCAAACTAAGGAAGATCAGTTGGAGCTGGTGAAGCTGGGTGCCCGGGTTCAGGAGCTAGAGGAATTTCTTCATACTCAGGAAAGCCTAATTCAATCAATGCAAGAAAAGCAGTTACAATTGCAAGAGGATCGAAAGGACCTTACCACTCGGCTAGAGATACAAGAG AAACAACTTCAAGAATCAGTGGCAGCCCTGGCCAAGAGTCAGGCAGAGATCACAGCCCAGGCAGCCTTGTTGGCTGAGAGGACAGAGAATCTGCACTGTCTTGAGATGGAGAGGCGGCATCTGCTCAATCAACTGCAAGAGCTCAAGGGTAACATCCGGGTTTTTTGCCGAGTCCGCCCTGTCCTGCCTGGAGAGCCTGCACCACCTCCTGGCCTCATCTTCTTTCCTCCTGGGCCTCATGGAGACTCTCAGCCTTCTACTCAACTCAGCCTTACTCGGCCATCTGATGACCGGTGTAGCATCATAGGAAAGCTCCCAAGTCCTCCTATCCGCTATGATTTCTCCTTTGATCAAGTGTTCCTTCCAGACAGCAGACAGAATGAAGTGTTTGAAGAAGTCTCTCTGCTTGTGCAATCAGCCCTGGATGGTTACCCTGTGTGCATTTTTGCTTATGGCCAGACAGGCAGTGGCAAGACATTCACAATGGAAGGAGGGCCAGGGGGAGACCCTCAGCTTGAGGGACTGATCCCAAGAGCTGTAAGGCATCTTTTTTCAGTAGCCAAGAAGCTGGAGGCCCACGGCTGGAGCTATACCTTTGTGGCTAGCTATGTGGAGATCTATAATGAAACCATCAGGGACCTGTTAGTCCGGGCGGGTGGGGCTCAAAAGTGCCAGGGGGGTGAGTGTGAGATTCGACTGGCTGGCCCTGGAAGTAAGGATCTCATTGTCACCAATGCCCAATATGTCCCAGTTTCCTGTGAAGAAGAG GTGAAGTCCCTGCTTCATCTGGCCCGGCAGAATCGGGCAGTAGCTCGAACAACACAAAATGAACAGTCATCCCGAAGCCATAGTGTATTCCAGCTGCAGATTTCAGGGAAGCACATGGGGCAGAACTTACACTGTACAGCTCCTCTCAATCTAGTGGACTTGGCTGGGAGTGAAAGACTGGACCCTGGTTTGTCCACTGGCCCTGCAGATAGAGAAAGACTAAAGGAGACCCAGGCCATCAACAGCAGCCTCTCTACTCTGGGCCTTGTCATCATGGCCCTGAGCAATAAG GAGTCACATGTGCCCTACCGGAACAGCAAGCTCACCTACCTCCTGCAGAATTCTCTGAGGGGCAATGCTAAAAT GTTGATGTTTGTGAATATCTCCCCATTGGAAGAAAACTTCTCAGAATCCCTTAATTCACTGCGATTTGCCTCCAAG GTAAACCAGTGTGTCATTGGCACTGCCCGAGCCAACAAGAAGTAA
- the KIFC1 gene encoding kinesin-like protein KIFC1 isoform X3, with translation MEPEPEPQKLSPMEKGSMELKMPSDKASSSRLPVLGLGRKRRLDKENALEPEKKRIRGTGTTIPMSCLKVPTVATMPRTKKQVTDVKSRKPISTIPAPKPAVSSTTARKGAGKRPAWDVKGQLCDLREEFSACQVQAEVLTRENLELRSRLGPAEQQARTLEAENKSLIRELTEAQAQTKEDQLELVKLGARVQELEEFLHTQESLIQSMQEKQLQLQEDRKDLTTRLEIQEKQLQESVAALAKSQAEITAQAALLAERTENLHCLEMERRHLLNQLQELKGNIRVFCRVRPVLPGEPAPPPGLIFFPPGPHGDSQPSTQLSLTRPSDDRCSIIGKLPSPPIRYDFSFDQVFLPDSRQNEVFEEVSLLVQSALDGYPVCIFAYGQTGSGKTFTMEGGPGGDPQLEGLIPRAVRHLFSVAKKLEAHGWSYTFVASYVEIYNETIRDLLVRAGGAQKCQGGECEIRLAGPGSKDLIVTNAQYVPVSCEEEVKSLLHLARQNRAVARTTQNEQSSRSHSVFQLQISGKHMGQNLHCTAPLNLVDLAGSERLDPGLSTGPADRERLKETQAINSSLSTLGLVIMALSNKESHVPYRNSKLTYLLQNSLRGNAKMLMFVNISPLEENFSESLNSLRFASKVNQCVIGTARANKK, from the exons ATGGAACCGGAGCCTGAGCCGCAG AAGTTATCACCAATGGAAAAAGGAAGCATGGAATTGAAGATGCCTTCAGACAAAGCCTCATCTTCTCGACTGCCTGTCCTAGGCCTTGGTAGAAAGAGAAGGCTAGATAAAGAGAATGCCCTGGAACCTGAGAAG aaGCGGATTCGAGGAACTGGAACAACTATACCTATGTCTTGTCTTAAGGTCCCCACTGTGGCCACTATGCCCAGGACAAAAAAACAGGTAACAG ATGTGAAGAGCAGGAAGCCAATATCTACCATCCCCGCACCCAAACCTG CAGTATCATCTACAACAGCAAGGAAGGGAGCTGGAAAACGTCCAGCCTGGGATGTGAAGGGACAGCTGTGTGACTTACGTGAGGAGTTCAGTGCCTGCCAGGTACAGGCTGAGGTTTTAACCagggagaatttggaattaagaagCCGGCTTGGACCAGCTGAACAACAAGCCAGAACTCTGGAGGCTGAGAACAAATCGCTGATTAGGGAGCTGACTGAGGCTCAGGCCCAAACTAAGGAAGATCAGTTGGAGCTGGTGAAGCTGGGTGCCCGGGTTCAGGAGCTAGAGGAATTTCTTCATACTCAGGAAAGCCTAATTCAATCAATGCAAGAAAAGCAGTTACAATTGCAAGAGGATCGAAAGGACCTTACCACTCGGCTAGAGATACAAGAG AAACAACTTCAAGAATCAGTGGCAGCCCTGGCCAAGAGTCAGGCAGAGATCACAGCCCAGGCAGCCTTGTTGGCTGAGAGGACAGAGAATCTGCACTGTCTTGAGATGGAGAGGCGGCATCTGCTCAATCAACTGCAAGAGCTCAAGGGTAACATCCGGGTTTTTTGCCGAGTCCGCCCTGTCCTGCCTGGAGAGCCTGCACCACCTCCTGGCCTCATCTTCTTTCCTCCTGGGCCTCATGGAGACTCTCAGCCTTCTACTCAACTCAGCCTTACTCGGCCATCTGATGACCGGTGTAGCATCATAGGAAAGCTCCCAAGTCCTCCTATCCGCTATGATTTCTCCTTTGATCAAGTGTTCCTTCCAGACAGCAGACAGAATGAAGTGTTTGAAGAAGTCTCTCTGCTTGTGCAATCAGCCCTGGATGGTTACCCTGTGTGCATTTTTGCTTATGGCCAGACAGGCAGTGGCAAGACATTCACAATGGAAGGAGGGCCAGGGGGAGACCCTCAGCTTGAGGGACTGATCCCAAGAGCTGTAAGGCATCTTTTTTCAGTAGCCAAGAAGCTGGAGGCCCACGGCTGGAGCTATACCTTTGTGGCTAGCTATGTGGAGATCTATAATGAAACCATCAGGGACCTGTTAGTCCGGGCGGGTGGGGCTCAAAAGTGCCAGGGGGGTGAGTGTGAGATTCGACTGGCTGGCCCTGGAAGTAAGGATCTCATTGTCACCAATGCCCAATATGTCCCAGTTTCCTGTGAAGAAGAG GTGAAGTCCCTGCTTCATCTGGCCCGGCAGAATCGGGCAGTAGCTCGAACAACACAAAATGAACAGTCATCCCGAAGCCATAGTGTATTCCAGCTGCAGATTTCAGGGAAGCACATGGGGCAGAACTTACACTGTACAGCTCCTCTCAATCTAGTGGACTTGGCTGGGAGTGAAAGACTGGACCCTGGTTTGTCCACTGGCCCTGCAGATAGAGAAAGACTAAAGGAGACCCAGGCCATCAACAGCAGCCTCTCTACTCTGGGCCTTGTCATCATGGCCCTGAGCAATAAG GAGTCACATGTGCCCTACCGGAACAGCAAGCTCACCTACCTCCTGCAGAATTCTCTGAGGGGCAATGCTAAAAT GTTGATGTTTGTGAATATCTCCCCATTGGAAGAAAACTTCTCAGAATCCCTTAATTCACTGCGATTTGCCTCCAAG GTAAACCAGTGTGTCATTGGCACTGCCCGAGCCAACAAGAAGTAA
- the PHF1 gene encoding PHD finger protein 1 isoform X2, with protein sequence MAQPSRLSRSAAPQPWETTPPAPSPGTRPRLWEGQDVLARWTDGLLYLGTIKKVDSAREVCLVQFEDDSQFLVLWKDISPAALPGEELLCCVCRSESVVPGNRLISCEKCRHAYHQDCHIPRAPAPGEGDGPSPWVCRQCVFAIATKRGGALKKGPYARAMLGMKLSLPYGLKGLDWDAGHLSNRQQSYCYCGGPGEWNLKMLQCRSCLQWFHEACTQCLSKPLLYGDRFYEFECCVCRGGPESVKRLQLRWVDVAHLVLYHLSVCCKKKYFDFDREILPFTSENWDSLLLGELSDTPKGERSSQLLSALNSHKDRFISGKEIKKRKCLFGLHARAPPPVESPTGDGAHTSFPSGQGPGVGVSCPLGKRQRLEPRKKKSPKGKEEELGESQESRHRPEPREQRERARLRRALQASVSPPPPSPNQSYQGSSGYNFRPTDARCLPSPIRMFASFHPSASTAGTPGDGEPPDRSPLDLQVAGFPSDSPRSVPHSTSSSSPDPSPVPSRRSVPQGPSPLCRGLSPGASVGTRVGAGYLSRGDPVRVLARRVRPDGSVQYLVEWGGGGIF encoded by the exons ATGGCGCAGCCCTCCCGGCTGAGCCGATCTGCTGCCCCACAACCCTGGGAAACCACtcccccagccccttccccagGTACCAGACCACGGCTTTGGGAGGGGCAAGATGTTCTGGCCAGATGGACTGATGGACTGCTATACCTGGGAACTATCAAGAAG gTGGATAGTGCTCGAGAGGTGTGTCTAGTCCAGTTTGAAGATGATTCCCAGTTTCTGGTTCTATGGAAAGACATTAGTCCTG ctGCCCTCCCTGGAGAAGAACTCTTGTGCTGTGTCTGTCGATCTGAATCTGTTGTCCCTGGGAATCGGTTGATCAGCTGTGAGAAATGTAGACATG CATATCACCAGGATTGCCACATTCCAAGAGCCCCAGCACCAGGAGAAGGAGATGGCCCATCCCCTTGGGTCTGCAGACAGTGTGTCTTTGCAATTGCCACCAAG AGGGGAGGTGCCCTGAAGAAGGGTCCTTATGCACGGGCAATGCTGGGCATGAAGTTGTCTCTACCGTATGGGCTGAAAGGGCTGGACTGGGATGCAGGACATCTGAGCAACCGGCAGCAGAGCTACTGTTACTGCGGGGGTCCTGGGGA GTGGAATCTAAAGATGCTACAATGTCGGAGTTGCCTCCAATGGTTTCATGAGGCCTGCACTCAATGTCTAAGCAAACCTCTCTTATATGGGGACAG GTTTTACGAGTTTGAGTGTTGTGTCTGCAGAGGGGGACCTGAAAGTGTCAAGAGACTTCAGCTTCGATG GGTGGATGTTGCACATCTTGTCCTCTATCACCTTAGTGTTTgctgtaaaaagaaatattttgacttTGACCGTGAGATCCTGCCATTCACTTCAGAGAACTGGGACAGCTTACTCCTTGGGGAG CTCTCAGATACTCCTAAGGGAGAGCGTTCCTCCCAACTTCTCTCTGCTCTAAACAGCCACAAAGACCG GTTTATCTctgggaaagagattaaaaaacgaAAATGTCTGTTTGGGCTTCATGCTCGGGCTCCTCCCCCTGTGGAATCCCCTACTGGAGATGGAGCACATACCAG CTTCCCTTCAGGGCAGGGCCCGGGGGTGGGTGTCTCATGCCCCCTGGGGAAGCGTCAGCGACTGGAGCCTCGGAAGAAGAAATCAccaaaggggaaggaagaagaattggGGGAATCCCAGGAGAGCCGGCATCGGCCAGAGCCCAGGGAGCAGAGGGAGCGGGCTCGTCTTCGGAGGGCGCTGCAG GCTTCAGTGTCTCCACCTCCTCCCAGCCCTAACCAGAGCTACCAGGGCAGCAGTGGCTACAATTTCCGGCCCACGGATGCCCGCTGCCTGCCCAG CCCCATCCGGATGTTCGCCTCCTTCCATCCCTCGGCCAGCACTGCAGGAACCCCTGGGGATGGAGAGCCCCCAGACAG GTCACCCTTGGACCTTCAAGTTGCTGGTTTTCCTTCAGATTCCCCAAGGAGTGTTCCCCACTCAACATCATCTTCGTCCCCAGATCCCTCCCCCGTTCCCTCGCGAAGATCAGTTCCCCAGGGTCCTTCCCCTCTATGTCGTGGCTTATCTCCTGGAGCTAGTGTGGGCACTCGGGTAGGGGCTGGGTACTT
- the PHF1 gene encoding PHD finger protein 1 isoform X1: MAQPSRLSRSAAPQPWETTPPAPSPGTRPRLWEGQDVLARWTDGLLYLGTIKKVDSAREVCLVQFEDDSQFLVLWKDISPAALPGEELLCCVCRSESVVPGNRLISCEKCRHAYHQDCHIPRAPAPGEGDGPSPWVCRQCVFAIATKRGGALKKGPYARAMLGMKLSLPYGLKGLDWDAGHLSNRQQSYCYCGGPGEWNLKMLQCRSCLQWFHEACTQCLSKPLLYGDRFYEFECCVCRGGPESVKRLQLRWVDVAHLVLYHLSVCCKKKYFDFDREILPFTSENWDSLLLGELSDTPKGERSSQLLSALNSHKDRFISGKEIKKRKCLFGLHARAPPPVESPTGDGAHTSFPSGQGPGVGVSCPLGKRQRLEPRKKKSPKGKEEELGESQESRHRPEPREQRERARLRRALQASVSPPPPSPNQSYQGSSGYNFRPTDARCLPSSPIRMFASFHPSASTAGTPGDGEPPDRSPLDLQVAGFPSDSPRSVPHSTSSSSPDPSPVPSRRSVPQGPSPLCRGLSPGASVGTRVGAGYLSRGDPVRVLARRVRPDGSVQYLVEWGGGGIF, from the exons ATGGCGCAGCCCTCCCGGCTGAGCCGATCTGCTGCCCCACAACCCTGGGAAACCACtcccccagccccttccccagGTACCAGACCACGGCTTTGGGAGGGGCAAGATGTTCTGGCCAGATGGACTGATGGACTGCTATACCTGGGAACTATCAAGAAG gTGGATAGTGCTCGAGAGGTGTGTCTAGTCCAGTTTGAAGATGATTCCCAGTTTCTGGTTCTATGGAAAGACATTAGTCCTG ctGCCCTCCCTGGAGAAGAACTCTTGTGCTGTGTCTGTCGATCTGAATCTGTTGTCCCTGGGAATCGGTTGATCAGCTGTGAGAAATGTAGACATG CATATCACCAGGATTGCCACATTCCAAGAGCCCCAGCACCAGGAGAAGGAGATGGCCCATCCCCTTGGGTCTGCAGACAGTGTGTCTTTGCAATTGCCACCAAG AGGGGAGGTGCCCTGAAGAAGGGTCCTTATGCACGGGCAATGCTGGGCATGAAGTTGTCTCTACCGTATGGGCTGAAAGGGCTGGACTGGGATGCAGGACATCTGAGCAACCGGCAGCAGAGCTACTGTTACTGCGGGGGTCCTGGGGA GTGGAATCTAAAGATGCTACAATGTCGGAGTTGCCTCCAATGGTTTCATGAGGCCTGCACTCAATGTCTAAGCAAACCTCTCTTATATGGGGACAG GTTTTACGAGTTTGAGTGTTGTGTCTGCAGAGGGGGACCTGAAAGTGTCAAGAGACTTCAGCTTCGATG GGTGGATGTTGCACATCTTGTCCTCTATCACCTTAGTGTTTgctgtaaaaagaaatattttgacttTGACCGTGAGATCCTGCCATTCACTTCAGAGAACTGGGACAGCTTACTCCTTGGGGAG CTCTCAGATACTCCTAAGGGAGAGCGTTCCTCCCAACTTCTCTCTGCTCTAAACAGCCACAAAGACCG GTTTATCTctgggaaagagattaaaaaacgaAAATGTCTGTTTGGGCTTCATGCTCGGGCTCCTCCCCCTGTGGAATCCCCTACTGGAGATGGAGCACATACCAG CTTCCCTTCAGGGCAGGGCCCGGGGGTGGGTGTCTCATGCCCCCTGGGGAAGCGTCAGCGACTGGAGCCTCGGAAGAAGAAATCAccaaaggggaaggaagaagaattggGGGAATCCCAGGAGAGCCGGCATCGGCCAGAGCCCAGGGAGCAGAGGGAGCGGGCTCGTCTTCGGAGGGCGCTGCAG GCTTCAGTGTCTCCACCTCCTCCCAGCCCTAACCAGAGCTACCAGGGCAGCAGTGGCTACAATTTCCGGCCCACGGATGCCCGCTGCCTGCCCAG CAGCCCCATCCGGATGTTCGCCTCCTTCCATCCCTCGGCCAGCACTGCAGGAACCCCTGGGGATGGAGAGCCCCCAGACAG GTCACCCTTGGACCTTCAAGTTGCTGGTTTTCCTTCAGATTCCCCAAGGAGTGTTCCCCACTCAACATCATCTTCGTCCCCAGATCCCTCCCCCGTTCCCTCGCGAAGATCAGTTCCCCAGGGTCCTTCCCCTCTATGTCGTGGCTTATCTCCTGGAGCTAGTGTGGGCACTCGGGTAGGGGCTGGGTACTT